The genomic DNA tttaataaattattatacaaatttatagaataattaaaaataaaatatttttaaaacatatttaaaaataagttaaaaatattttaaattttcaaacaaatttttattctataaaaattggagaacaaaaactattttttaaaatagttatcaaatagatAATTATGTTTTGTCTAATTctagaaaaatttaaataaaaatatgaaaaaaaataaaataaaaaatgaagaaaatttaaatttaataaagtaactttaatttttttcccttctaaagaattgaaataattttagaatagaTAATTTTTAACTTACTTCagttatattatattttcttttattaatatatttttttgcttggtattttacCGAGAAACAAACACGATCAAGTACAAATATTTCCCTGTACCCTACATATACATATACCAGTGGCAGCTGGCATGAATTTCACAAACCCAACACCCACTTCTCCATCTCAATTTTCCCATAAATTCCTTCGGCTTTGATTTTGATTCCCCACAAaggaaaaaggagagagagattCACACCCAGAAATGGAAAGGCTAACCGTCATGAAAAGCTTCAACAGACCCTTGCCTCCATCTCCCTACTGTTCCTACCTTCCAAAAACAGCCCCACTCAGGGATGCGTCTTTCTCCGCCTACCTCAACCCCGACGGCCTCACTTCCGCCCCCAAGAAGGACGTCCCAGCCATCGCCGAGGACTCCGAGATCAGCATTTTCGATGCCCAGAAGTACTTCAACGAGAGCAGTGAACATCAGCAGAGGGAGAGCAAGAGGGTGGCGCTGGTTGGGGCGGAGCATTGCGAGTCCCAGTTCGTCACCAGGACGTCTTCGGTGTCGTCGGTGGAGGGGTACGGGAGGAACTACCGGGCCCGGTCCTTCCACGCCACCCCGACGGCCTCGTCGGAGGCGAGCTGGAACAGCCAGACGGGGCTTCTGTGTAATCCTCCGGGGACGATTGGTGTCAGCGTGAGAAGCATAGGTAGTGAGAAGAAGAATGTGTGGggtagaaaatggttttttgggaGAAAATGCCCGTGTTCGGGGAAGAAAGCGGTTGAGATTCAGGAAAAAGTGTCAGAGCCCAGGTCACCAATCCGCCTGAATCATAATCTTGGATCGGATCCCAAGAGGCCGACAGAAAGATTGAGTGGAAACACCCTGCAAAAAGTGTCCAAAAAGTCAGCAAAAAGTCTCGACAGTCCGCACGGCCACGGCCGGGACTGGGCAGACAGGCATGATTTGATTCCCAGTCCTCCCAAATTCCCACCGGCAACCCATTTTCCCTCCAACCAATTGGCTCGCAGGGTGTTGGCCTCCGGAACTGGATTTTCATTCCCCATTCTCAGCCAAGCTCCGCCGGTGAAGTTGGTGTTCACCTCCGCACGTAATCCCATTCCCCTTGAAGACCCTCCGCGCGACTCCTTGGAGATTTTCCGCCCCTCCGACGACTGCATTTCCCGGAAATCAACCGACAGTATCCCACCCCGGATCTTCGCATCCAATCCGGCAGCTGCGGAACGGAGGAGCTTCACGTTTTCGGCGAGCCCTAAGTCGCGGGGCACGGCCATGGACGACGACGTGGCAAGCGATGCCAGCTCGGACTTGTTCGAGATCGAGAGCTTCACCACCCAGACGACCACCACCACCGCGACCAACTACCCAATGTACCACCGCCGCGACTCCCTCGACGATGCATCCCGGCGGTTCGGGTATTGCCGACGGAGCCTGGACGAGCCAGCCACTCCGTCCGTCGCCCCGACGGAGTGCTACGAGCCGAGCGAGGCGTCCATTGACTGGAGCGTGACCACGGCCGAAGGATTCGACCGTGGCAGCGTGACGAACTTCTCGGTGTCGGCATCAGACATAGTAGATGATGTGACATTAATGAGACAGGAGTTACAGAGACTGGGCAATGGCGGCTTCAACGACAACGATGGGGGTGGGGGCGGGAGACGACGGGGGAACGGGATGCTGATGAGCTGTCGATGCGAGAAGGCGGTGAGCGTGGGGCCGGGGCCGACGCCGGTGAAGGAGGGACAGTGGGGAAGAGGAGGGGGGCCAGGGTACATAGGTAGCTCAACGTCTAGGCATGTGAGTAGTAGGGCAGGGGTGGTGAATAAGCCACCCCTCGCAAGGTCTCATTCCGCTCGCTTGTCCCTAACTTTTGCAACATAGGGAGAGCCCTCTCCTCCCTCACTGTTTCcacattcttaaaaaatagaCAACACTCTTATCCACCGCCTTCTGCTTGTACTCTTCTTCACTACCTTGTATGCTTCCCTTTGTTTACGTGTTCATTAATGATCAAtaatcctttctttttcttcctcttcaatcTATTTGACCAGTCCTtttcaatctcattttttttttaataaatctagtGAAAATACCAtacaattaaatttttgttaagaaaatgtTTATACTATGTGCATGTATAAAccaaatagaaataatttttattttattttcttgaaaatatcatgattttcactttcactattaaaaaaaatagatttttatatataatttttaaagaatgcACTCTAATACTAACAACGAAAGAAATTCCAAGATAGTCTTCAAACTATTCTCTCCTACAacccaattaattaattaattaatttttttaaatctttaatgAGATAAGTCGAGAACCTTCGTCATGTTTTGTACATTTGTTATTAGCTTGACATGGGTGAACCAATGAcacattattttttcattttccccctttttctccattttacctcaaatatatatatatatactagttacacattttttcatgaaatagttataattttatttttttattcacttttttatcttttcaaatttatttaaagtgtctataagtaattaataaatatgaaaaaatagagtgaaaaaaaaagatattataaagATTTCATGAGAAAGTATGTAattagcatttttttaaaaaaaaaaaaaaggtcaaaagtGACATCAAATTCTAGGTTAAATGGagaaagatggaaaaaaaaaaatgaaaaataatgtatCAAATTCTTGACTTGTTTTGtcaaagttaaaaaaagaaaagaaaaattgaattaattaaaatgcaATAGATAAATGATTAGAGGGCAAACTTTcgattattattactattaaaatgCATgctttaagaattaatttttttaccaaaaatttgaaagtaaaaaagtaatatttattaaaaatagggaAAAGTGGATTATGAATCGAGATACACTTtttcataagttaaataattattttcttaaatacatttttacttgataatattaaataaaattatccaacattcatttattattttaatttgataaaaatgttttataaataaatatattatacattttttattatataatatgagatacaaaTAACCATAGAAAAATTCTCCAACATCcttcaataataaataaaatctttctaatcctttatttaataatgattttatatcctaaattatataaatcccctcatcttctcattttttttaataaaatttttgttaattaacataaaaaataaaataaaaaattctaaatcttaaaaatacaattaaaactaaaaaaaattaaagtttttatttagttttaattgtattttaatttttagaatttcttattttactaaTCTCAAATCaattataacattaaaaaagaaTTGTTATTTGGTGTTATTAACATCACAAATAATATCgtcatttcaaaaaataattacttaaattataaaaaattatatattaaaatatttttaaataggtgGAGATAAaactgatttaaaaaaattaagatttttttctatattttttttataaatgtgagagtcaaaacccaattttccttaaaaaaatatatatatatatcttttatttttataataataccATTATCACTGTCTTTAGTCCATAACGCATGCAATGATGTAATCTATGATGGGTACCACAACATCTTGTCTCTACTTCAAAGTCAAAAAGTTTTTGGATGGTAAAATATCAAGAGATTGCTTGTCAAATTATGTACCTTGACAAAGGAATAAGAGTACTATGCATGATTGTTAACTCATAAATGGAAtagtctatatatattttttatttccttttatgttatacattataagggattttaatttattttttatagttaaaaataaattaataaatgtgtCCAAAAAATTGTGtacattacaaaaattaatcaataatttAACTCATGTGGGTACTCATCGAGCCAAGAAGTCTCATCtccaaaagtaatttttgacCCAATCATTTGTTCAATAAAACTATTTACGAGGaaatttccttttcaaactaTCAATCAAAACTAACCACGAGCGTTAtaagtctttttctttttgtttttattttagttataatCTTATTTCTTCGTATCTGgatcatttttatttacatcAACGAATCATATTAAATCCAAATCCTGGCACAAAATGAATATAAACAAGATGTtcacaaaaatgattttgaataaaaggatatatctttatataatttttaaaaaaaaatcattaaaaggtAGAAAAACAAGGCACGATCAAGAAGACAAATGCCACCTGAACTTTGCATGTGTGTTTCAAGAGatcctcaatttaaaaaaaccaatacATGAGTAGCATGTATGGGAGTGAGTGTCCTAGGACAAAGGCCAACCCATCTCAATTCCTAGCCACACAAGCCCatgctaaaaaaatataaaggcaTCTCATGTTACATCAAAGGCAAAATGGAACCCCACAACCCCAAACACAATTTCCAACATCCATCAACCTCATTAGATTAGGCAAGTACCCACTAGTTGGCATCTTGTTTCTTTAGTGTTTGCATCAATGTGGGGATTTTCCCTCCACAAAAGTGGTAGTTAATTGCAAatataaataatcatttatgaaattcaaattttgagtACCATCAATCAATTGATGTGTGATTTGGTAATTGGATTTTACTTCCACCACCCAACAGAGCAAGGTTGAGCTGCCTCATGatgaaaaaaatccaaaaaaagaatGGTCATCCATTGAAAAATAGATGAGATGATGTATCAATTTTATTGTAGTAATGCTGGAAACAATAAGGTTTTTTCATGTTATGTTATTGGTATGGTTGATAGGGATTGTTGCAGTTTAAAGCacaaaaaatcaaatccaaaattGATCCATGGAGTCAAATAATTATAGTACTTAAAGtataactcttttaaataaTGAGTTAATACGAACTATAATATTAACAGACAAAAGATCAAATTTATCAATAAACTTCAAAATTATATACTATAATCCatttggctatgtttggttctataaaaatattaaaaatatatatatataataagagaatgattttatcatgtttgatttcattataaaaaatacaaaagaaagttaaatatgatttaaattaattataaatttatacattttaaaattatttaatctttatataataaagaaaaataagtaaataaatttgaaaaaatatatacaaacaatttattaactttaaatccattttttattttccctcaattttttctttctttctcattttcctctctatttccAAGAACTAAATATAGCCttaactttttcttctttttttttatccaaaataaaataCACCTATTAGctatttgtttttcatattctaTTTAGTCCGTGCTAATAAACattaaattgattcatttttatGTAAAGCCATATATTCATATGATATATTCTATTCATATAATTGAAAGAGATTGTTGTGACTTGCCCCACTTGTCACACTTGCCCCACTTGCCACAACTAATAATTCAATATagatttataacttttaaaaccCGATATTTGTGATTGAAGTTTGAATAGACACGATCTCACTCtaaattgatataaatatgtGTTAATCATATGATTGAAAGAGATTGTTGTGACTTGCCACAACCAATAATTCAAtgtaaaatcaataattttataactcaGTATTTATGATTGAAGTTTGAATAGAAAGAATATCATCCTAAATTAAGATTACTGTTTGCACTTAAATAATACCacatttagaaatattttaaaggtttaaaaacattttgaaaaactCAAATAACTAGTTAGAATAATGTTCTCTCTTTCGTGttggttaataataatattttttaaaaaaaattacttgagAAATAGAATAGCTGCAATAAtgaaatttgcatttttttgtTACTTGCGGGACAATCTTGGTATCTTTTGGAAGGGTGAGCTCTTGGACTAGAGGGTCACAAAAAGGGCAATAATGTTTGTTATAAAGTATTTCAAATATCTAATTAGtatctattcttttttttgtaaagaatatttttttatattgatatattactttaatattaaatatcCATCAACCTCATTAGATTAGGCATGTATCCCTTAGTGGGTATGTTGTTTCTTTAGTGTTTACATCAAAAGTGgtaattaattacaaatataaataattattttgtatttcgATTTCGTTTATTAATagagttaaattttattttattttttataattttattaatgattaaaatttatttatatacattaaaggttaaaattgaatatgatatgGGATAAGATTTCTTGCAACGATGTTTccttaaaatataaattcaaaatttgtgcACTATCAATCAATTGATGTGTGATTTGGCAATTGGATTTTACTTCCACCACCCAACAACAAGGTTGGGTTGCCTCATGATGAATAGATCCAAAAAAGAATGGTCATCCATTGAAAAAGAGACGGGATGATACATCAATTTTAGTGTGGTGATGATTGAAACAACAAGGCTTTTTTCATGTAAAGTTATTAGTATGATTGAAAGGGATTGTTGcaatttaaagaacaaaaaacaatcaATCCAAACTTGATTCGTGGGGTCAATTAACTCAAGTACTTAAAGtataactcttttaaaaaatgagttaaaatatgaagtatatatgtatatttactCTTGTTTTATGGAAAAGAGATTAAATTTactaataaactttaaaattacataatcccaattttttaacttttctttatCCAAAACCTAATACACTCACACATTAgctattttttatcatattctcTTCACAATACTAATAAACattaaattgattcattttttcattctctttccctctctgtatttttctctctaaattCTATGTAAAGCCatatatttatagaattttataatctAACCCTAAATAGTGAGTTCTCCTCCCCTCCcatccccctctctctctctctccaaattCTATGTAAAgccatatatttataaaattttatattctaaCCCTATAGAGTgagtttttcc from Vitis riparia cultivar Riparia Gloire de Montpellier isolate 1030 chromosome 8, EGFV_Vit.rip_1.0, whole genome shotgun sequence includes the following:
- the LOC117921090 gene encoding protein PHYTOCHROME KINASE SUBSTRATE 4 codes for the protein MERLTVMKSFNRPLPPSPYCSYLPKTAPLRDASFSAYLNPDGLTSAPKKDVPAIAEDSEISIFDAQKYFNESSEHQQRESKRVALVGAEHCESQFVTRTSSVSSVEGYGRNYRARSFHATPTASSEASWNSQTGLLCNPPGTIGVSVRSIGSEKKNVWGRKWFFGRKCPCSGKKAVEIQEKVSEPRSPIRLNHNLGSDPKRPTERLSGNTLQKVSKKSAKSLDSPHGHGRDWADRHDLIPSPPKFPPATHFPSNQLARRVLASGTGFSFPILSQAPPVKLVFTSARNPIPLEDPPRDSLEIFRPSDDCISRKSTDSIPPRIFASNPAAAERRSFTFSASPKSRGTAMDDDVASDASSDLFEIESFTTQTTTTTATNYPMYHRRDSLDDASRRFGYCRRSLDEPATPSVAPTECYEPSEASIDWSVTTAEGFDRGSVTNFSVSASDIVDDVTLMRQELQRLGNGGFNDNDGGGGGRRRGNGMLMSCRCEKAVSVGPGPTPVKEGQWGRGGGPGYIGSSTSRHVSSRAGVVNKPPLARSHSARLSLTFAT